A window from Primulina huaijiensis isolate GDHJ02 chromosome 13, ASM1229523v2, whole genome shotgun sequence encodes these proteins:
- the LOC140991287 gene encoding uncharacterized protein: MAPYEALYGKKCRSPLYWDEVGEKVVVGPEIVQMTVDKVKIVRKKLKAAQDRQKSWADLKRRPVEFNVGEKAYVKVSPMRGVVRFSKVGKLNPRYVGPFEILEKVGTLACKLALPPNMSRIHNVFHVSQLKRYIPDPSHVLEVEPLLIEGNLREELKYEKFPIRIVDAKKQVLRQRIIPYVKVQWSNHTEREATWEVEEKMRKEYPYLFPNQANSSFEDETSHKERGM, from the coding sequence atggctccatacgaaGCTCTTTATGGAAAGAAATGTCGGTCACCACTttactgggatgaagtaggagagaaaGTCGTGGTGGGACCCGAGATAGTACAGATGACAGTGGACAAGGTCAAAATTGTCCGAAAAAAGctcaaggcagctcaagacCGACAGAAGAGCTGGGCAGATCTGAAAAGAAGGCCTGTAGAGTTCAATGTGGGCGAGAAAGCTTATGTGAAAGTCTCGCCTATGAGAGGAGTTGTCCGATTCAGTAAAGTTGGGAAACTGAACCCTCGATATGTTGGACCATTCGAAATCTTGGAAAAAGTGGGTACGCTAGCATGCAAGCTGGCACTGCCACCAAACATGTCAAGAATTCACAACGTGTTCCATGTGTCCCAACTGAAGAGGTACATTCCAGACCCGAGTCACGTATTAGAAGTAGAACCACTCTTGATCGAGGGAAACTTGAGAGAAGAactgaaatatgaaaaattccCTATCAGAATCGTGGACGCCAAGAAACAAGTCCTTAGACAACGTATTATTCCCTACGTCAAAGTACAGTGGTCCAACCACACAGAGCGGGAAGCAACTTGGGAAGTTGAAGAAAAAATGCGTAAGGAATATCCCTACCTATTTCCAAACCAAGCCaactcaagtttcgaggacgaaacttctcatAAAGAGAGAGGGATGTGA
- the LOC140991338 gene encoding RING-H2 finger protein ATL1-like: protein MEAAPNLSFTSESIAPCPPASANNSFTVLAIAVLCIAAAVFLLLSYYVFVIKGYFRWQQIDPLRHFSFRPRERLDVEDSVSFRSPPWQSRGLDEFLIREIPTFQYRESESAEICNSSSRFLKCVVCLNEFQENDLLRVLPKCAHAFHSDCIDVWLQKNSNCPLCRSTISDRNGYRIEKIIAPNSSPQHSEPVGGRNIGGYEDFVAREDGTGSLSSRQQETIRDDLNRFLVQSLSHSSRKFQKSKPGKFEKVLSMGDEGIDVRHEDNQFSVQPIRRSFSMDSAVDRHVYISVQEILVHNRNLRHARNSEESSSRSQRTIFSFGHGSISRNAVLPVES from the coding sequence ATGGAGGCTGCACCAAATCTCAGTTTCACATCTGAATCTATAGCTCCTTGTCCACCGGCGTCTGCCAATAATAGTTTCACAGTTCTTGCCATTGCAGTATTATGCATTGCAGCCGCAGTTTTTTTGCTCCTCAGCTACTATGTTTTTGTCATCAAAGGCTACTTCAGATGGCAGCAAATCGACCCGTTGAGGCATTTTTCCTTCCGGCCGCGGGAACGGTTGGATGTTGAAGATTCCGTGTCATTCCGATCACCGCCGTGGCAAAGCCGAGGGCTCGATGAGTTTCTGATTCGAGAAATTCCAACCTTCCAGTATAGAGAGAGTGAATCAGCAGAAATCTGCAACAGTAGCAGCAGATTTTTGAAATGTGTGGTCTGTTTGAATGAGTTCCAAGAAAATGACTTGTTGAGAGTTCTTCCCAAGTGTGCTCATGCCTTCCATTCAGATTGTATTGATGTGTGGCTGCAAAAGAACTCCAACTGCCCTTTGTGCAGATCAACCATTTCGGACAGGAACGGGTATCGGATCGAGAAAATAATCGCTCCAAATTCATCACCTCAACATTCGGAACCAGTTGGTGGCAGAAATATTGGGGGGTATGAAGACTTTGTAGCGAGGGAAGATGGAACAGGGAGTTTATCCAGTAGACAGCAAGAAACAATTAGAGATGATTTGAACAGATTCTTGGTGCAATCTTTAAGTCATTCCTCAAGAAAGTTTCAGAAATCTAAACCCGGAAAGTTTGAAAAAGTTTTGAGCATGGGAGACGAAGGGATTGATGTAAGACACGAAGATAATCAGTTTTCGGTTCAGCCCATCCGAAGATCCTTTTCAATGGATTCTGCTGTGGATCGCCATGTATATATATCAGTTCAAGAGATTTTAGTGCATAATAGGAATCTTAGACATGCTAGAAACAGTGAAGAAAGCAGCAGCAGAAGCCAAAGGACCATTTTTTCTTTTGGACATGGAAGCATATCAAGAAATGCTGTCCTTCCTGTTGAATCATag